Proteins encoded by one window of Deinococcus multiflagellatus:
- the gmk gene encoding guanylate kinase codes for MTAGPFSDMPLRTPPRRGLLLVMTGASGVGKGTLRERWLAGQEVFYSTSWTTREARPGEEHGVHYIFVSADDFETKAQQGGFLEHAAFVGNRYGTPIEPIEAALSRGQDVILEIEVEGAMQVKARMGDEAILIFIMPPSLSELRRRLEGRATETPERIEKRLARAREEIREAHEFRYVVVNDDLDRAVDDLHAIQRAERARQRPETEWTEEDREARVRADTLRSYTLTDAQLNEVATH; via the coding sequence ATGACGGCTGGCCCTTTTTCCGATATGCCCCTCCGCACTCCGCCGCGCCGGGGGCTGCTGCTCGTGATGACGGGCGCGTCCGGCGTGGGCAAGGGCACCCTGCGCGAGCGCTGGCTGGCCGGCCAGGAGGTATTTTACAGCACCTCCTGGACCACCCGCGAGGCCCGCCCCGGCGAGGAACACGGCGTGCATTACATCTTTGTGTCTGCTGACGACTTCGAGACGAAAGCGCAGCAGGGCGGGTTTCTCGAACACGCCGCCTTTGTGGGCAACCGCTACGGCACGCCCATTGAGCCCATTGAGGCGGCGCTCTCGCGTGGGCAGGACGTGATTCTGGAAATTGAGGTCGAAGGGGCCATGCAGGTCAAGGCGCGCATGGGCGACGAGGCCATCTTGATTTTCATCATGCCGCCCAGCCTCTCGGAACTGCGCCGCCGCCTGGAAGGCCGCGCCACCGAGACCCCCGAGCGCATTGAAAAGCGGCTGGCCCGCGCCCGCGAGGAAATCCGCGAAGCCCACGAATTCCGCTATGTGGTGGTCAACGACGACCTGGACCGCGCCGTGGATGACCTGCACGCCATTCAGCGCGCCGAGCGTGCCCGGCAGCGTCCCGAAACCGAATGGACCGAGGAGGACCGCGAGGCCCGCGTGCGCGCCGACACCCTGCGCAGCTACACCCTCACCGACGCCCAGCTGAACGAGGTGGCCACCCACTGA
- a CDS encoding macro domain-containing protein, translating into MPLELIQGDIAAQTTCAVVTAANKELMGGGGVDGVIHRAAGPELLRAIRQIGGTPTGTAVITPAFGLAHQGVRHVIHAVGPIWRGGHAGEADLLASAYRHSLELAVQHGCASVAFPAISTGVYGYPLDQAAEVSLRAITTFLWDHPDLQVRLVLYSAGPLNVFQRALARVAPSA; encoded by the coding sequence ATGCCACTTGAACTGATCCAGGGCGATATTGCCGCGCAGACCACCTGCGCCGTGGTAACCGCCGCGAACAAGGAACTGATGGGCGGCGGCGGGGTTGACGGCGTCATTCACCGCGCCGCTGGCCCCGAACTGCTGCGCGCCATCCGGCAGATCGGGGGCACGCCCACCGGCACAGCCGTCATCACGCCTGCTTTCGGGCTGGCCCACCAGGGGGTGCGGCATGTGATTCATGCCGTGGGCCCCATCTGGCGCGGTGGCCATGCGGGCGAGGCCGATCTGCTCGCCAGCGCCTACCGCCACAGCCTGGAACTGGCCGTGCAGCACGGCTGCGCCAGCGTGGCTTTTCCGGCCATCAGCACCGGGGTCTACGGTTACCCGCTGGATCAGGCCGCCGAGGTGAGCCTGCGGGCCATCACCACGTTCCTGTGGGACCACCCCGATCTTCAGGTGCGGCTGGTGCTGTACAGCGCCGGGCCCCTCAACGTGTTTCAGCGGGCGCTGGCCCGGGTGGCACCGTCCGCATAG